In the genome of Treponema pedis, one region contains:
- a CDS encoding ABC transporter permease: MKAFLRFNAVLIKNNLFVFIFLNLFTPVLLVGFLGTMKNNNIKSNTLKNPLSVHITDEDKTDLSLSFVNALQSEKLKTVMDYKDEKNPEYEIIIPKGYKTAAENNAEFDIIIREAKNAGSAAGILLASIIKNINTSLITNYNITKNMEDIAKQNADLYSELKTEYEALRQELIKPAANIKLYQAEFALSGYGVYAISYIILIIFTFAIQPAYNSYKKTDSAFKIRLASLPLKRGSLFTFKVAAQSVNVFVITLIYLLFFRILNIAFTQNIFLILFYALIVSFFCGSLAECLDCFRNKDAVIGSASILFFGGFIIMDIITPVLKERYKSAYILAEYNLVNIIILPLKTLALKSSAFEIAKSFLFLFVMSFVFYICGLCITESKKR, translated from the coding sequence ATGAAAGCTTTTTTACGTTTTAACGCCGTCCTCATTAAAAATAATTTATTTGTATTTATCTTTTTAAATTTATTTACACCGGTGCTTTTAGTAGGATTTTTAGGTACGATGAAAAACAATAATATAAAATCGAATACTTTAAAAAATCCTTTATCCGTACATATAACCGATGAAGATAAAACCGATTTGTCTTTAAGTTTTGTAAATGCATTACAATCTGAAAAGTTAAAAACTGTAATGGATTATAAAGATGAAAAAAATCCCGAATATGAAATTATAATTCCTAAGGGATATAAAACCGCTGCGGAAAATAATGCCGAATTCGATATTATTATACGTGAAGCTAAAAATGCCGGCAGTGCGGCAGGAATACTTTTAGCTTCAATTATAAAAAATATAAACACTTCGCTTATTACAAATTATAACATCACTAAAAATATGGAAGATATTGCAAAACAAAATGCCGATTTGTATTCGGAACTGAAAACCGAATACGAGGCTTTACGGCAAGAGCTTATAAAGCCCGCCGCAAATATTAAACTTTATCAAGCGGAATTTGCTTTATCCGGCTACGGTGTATACGCAATATCGTATATAATACTTATTATTTTCACTTTTGCAATACAACCCGCATACAATTCATATAAAAAAACGGATTCCGCTTTTAAAATAAGACTAGCCTCATTACCTTTAAAACGTGGAAGTCTTTTTACATTTAAAGTAGCGGCACAGTCGGTAAATGTTTTTGTTATTACACTTATTTATTTACTCTTTTTCAGAATTTTAAATATTGCATTTACTCAAAATATTTTTCTTATTTTATTTTATGCGCTTATCGTTTCATTCTTTTGCGGAAGCCTGGCCGAATGCTTGGATTGCTTTAGGAATAAAGATGCGGTAATAGGTTCGGCATCGATTTTATTTTTCGGCGGGTTTATAATTATGGATATTATTACTCCCGTTTTAAAGGAGAGATACAAGTCTGCTTACATATTGGCCGAATACAATTTGGTTAATATAATAATATTGCCTTTAAAAACATTAGCGCTTAAAAGCTCCGCTTTTGAAATTGCAAAGAGTTTTTTATTTTTATTTGTGATGAGTTTTGTATTTTATATTTGCGGACTTTGTATTACCGAATCTAAGAAAAGATAG
- a CDS encoding ABC transporter ATP-binding protein, producing MKILEVKGVSKKYDKKQVLTNISFDIEEGDIFGLIGPNGAGKSTLINIITGILEPLSGEVFIGGYSIKKEAIKAKRIMGLVPQEIALSEEISAKDNLEFFGSLYGLYGKKLKLAVGEALELAGISDKKKEIVKKFSSGMKRRLNLAAAIMHKPRLLVLDEPTVGVDPQSRNSIFEYLRTVNREAETSILYTSHYMEEVEEFCKNIFIIDEGREIASGSLNAVKERTSHTVTVEIKVSEVFPELSDKLSLLDGALKVEDGLDFIKILYERKKMNLDEIIKTVQSSSVSIKMLKVNELNLGEVFLQLTGKKLRE from the coding sequence ATGAAAATACTTGAAGTAAAAGGTGTTTCAAAAAAATACGATAAAAAACAAGTACTTACAAATATTTCATTTGATATTGAAGAAGGCGATATCTTCGGTTTAATAGGACCTAACGGAGCCGGAAAATCGACACTTATAAATATTATCACAGGCATTTTAGAACCTCTTTCGGGTGAAGTATTTATAGGCGGATATAGTATTAAAAAAGAAGCGATTAAGGCAAAACGGATTATGGGGCTTGTACCGCAAGAAATTGCATTAAGCGAAGAAATTTCCGCAAAAGATAATCTCGAATTCTTCGGAAGTTTATACGGCCTTTACGGAAAAAAATTAAAACTTGCAGTAGGCGAAGCCCTTGAACTTGCAGGTATTTCCGATAAGAAAAAAGAAATTGTTAAAAAATTTTCAAGCGGAATGAAAAGGCGGCTTAATCTTGCAGCGGCGATTATGCATAAACCGCGCCTTCTTGTTTTAGACGAACCTACCGTAGGCGTAGACCCTCAATCGCGGAACAGTATTTTTGAATATTTGCGTACAGTCAATAGGGAAGCTGAAACCTCAATTTTATATACTTCCCACTATATGGAAGAAGTTGAAGAATTTTGTAAAAATATTTTTATAATTGATGAAGGAAGAGAAATTGCTTCAGGCTCTTTAAATGCGGTAAAAGAAAGAACAAGCCATACCGTAACCGTTGAGATTAAAGTAAGCGAGGTCTTTCCCGAGTTAAGCGATAAATTAAGCTTGTTGGACGGAGCATTAAAAGTGGAAGACGGTTTAGACTTTATTAAAATTTTATACGAACGAAAAAAAATGAATTTGGACGAAATTATAAAAACCGTACAAAGCTCTTCGGTTTCAATTAAAATGTTAAAGGTCAACGAACTTAATCTCGGCGAAGTTTTTTTACAGCTTACAGGTAAAAAATTAAGAGAATAA
- the pbpC gene encoding penicillin-binding protein 1C, with amino-acid sequence MFSFILIFTPRFNSVYSFTVYSSDGKLLGAAAADDGQWRFPQSEAIPQKYKTALLTYEDKNFYFHLGVDPASVVRAFFDNLFSKQVVSGASTITMQVSRLSEKNTKRKFVQKLKETIKAFFLELKYSKNDILAVYAAHAPYGGNVVGLEAASLRYFKRSAGDLTWAEAAVLAVLPNQPSLVRPGKHAEILKAKRNKLLYNLFLQNKIDDETYNLSLAENIPEKPSPLPQLAPHYLEFLKAKYKNKAGNEKHITTLNAELQQTVFRIAEQKFENFSLSGVNNIAILILNTETGNIESYIGNTGFNSEKGKNPHVDMVQAKRSSGSLLKPFLFAAMLDAGMILPNQLMIDIPTKIAGYSPQNNSHSYSGAIPAKEALSYSLNVPFIRALREFTIPAFLDLLKRSGFTTFTRSAEEYGLPLILGGGEVTLFEITENYRKLMLRSMRKECGKFPFSEGACRLTLDVLAEGNRPEEESIWQLYSGGQKIAWKTGTSYGNKDAWAIGVTQKYAVGVWCGNATGEGRPEIISTKLAAPILFEVFNILPKTEWPVLNGTDFESVKVCMHSGFPASEFCSNVKKTLKPINAHSRGVCPYCRAVSLTPDGKFQASASDIKEFPKIENRFILPAAAEYFYMQTHHNYSPLPPRLKESRADSQDEFEILFPENGINIYIPTELDGSSGALVAHAMHKDSSAIIYWDIDGEYLGSTQTYHQMKIRVPSGTHILTLTDTRGKQRKRMFKVLN; translated from the coding sequence ATGTTTTCTTTTATTTTAATATTTACTCCCCGGTTTAACTCCGTGTATTCATTTACCGTTTACAGCTCCGACGGAAAACTTTTAGGAGCCGCCGCAGCCGACGACGGGCAGTGGCGATTTCCGCAAAGCGAAGCCATACCTCAAAAATATAAGACAGCTCTTTTAACTTACGAAGATAAAAATTTTTATTTTCACTTAGGTGTTGACCCCGCCTCGGTTGTGCGGGCATTTTTTGATAACCTTTTTTCAAAACAGGTGGTATCCGGAGCTTCTACAATTACAATGCAAGTTTCGCGCCTTTCGGAAAAAAACACAAAACGCAAGTTCGTACAAAAATTAAAGGAAACGATAAAAGCTTTTTTTTTGGAATTAAAATATTCAAAAAACGATATACTTGCCGTTTATGCGGCACACGCTCCTTACGGCGGAAACGTTGTAGGGCTTGAAGCGGCTTCGCTTCGTTATTTTAAAAGAAGTGCAGGCGATTTAACTTGGGCGGAAGCCGCCGTGCTTGCGGTACTTCCCAACCAGCCGTCTCTCGTGCGTCCCGGGAAACATGCGGAGATATTAAAAGCAAAGCGCAATAAACTCCTGTATAATTTATTTTTACAAAATAAAATAGATGATGAAACTTACAACCTTTCACTTGCAGAAAATATTCCCGAAAAACCGTCCCCTCTTCCGCAGCTTGCTCCTCATTATTTGGAATTTTTAAAAGCAAAATATAAAAATAAAGCGGGCAATGAAAAACATATTACTACTTTAAATGCGGAGCTTCAGCAAACGGTTTTCAGAATTGCGGAGCAAAAATTCGAAAACTTTTCTTTAAGCGGTGTAAACAATATTGCAATTCTGATTTTAAATACCGAAACCGGAAATATTGAAAGCTATATAGGTAATACCGGATTTAATTCGGAAAAAGGGAAAAACCCGCATGTAGATATGGTTCAAGCAAAAAGAAGCTCGGGAAGTTTGTTAAAGCCTTTTTTATTTGCAGCTATGCTTGATGCCGGAATGATTTTACCGAATCAACTGATGATAGATATTCCTACCAAAATTGCAGGCTACAGTCCGCAAAACAATTCACACTCGTATTCCGGTGCAATCCCTGCAAAAGAAGCTCTTTCGTACTCGCTTAACGTCCCTTTTATAAGAGCCTTGCGGGAGTTTACAATTCCGGCTTTTTTGGATTTATTAAAGCGTTCGGGATTTACTACATTTACCCGCTCTGCAGAAGAATACGGCCTTCCTTTGATTTTAGGAGGAGGAGAAGTTACTCTTTTTGAAATTACCGAAAATTACAGAAAACTTATGCTCCGCAGTATGCGAAAAGAATGCGGGAAATTTCCGTTTTCGGAAGGAGCGTGCCGATTGACGCTTGATGTACTTGCGGAAGGAAACCGTCCCGAAGAAGAGTCGATTTGGCAGCTTTATTCGGGAGGACAAAAAATTGCATGGAAAACGGGAACAAGTTACGGTAATAAGGACGCATGGGCAATAGGAGTTACGCAAAAATACGCGGTAGGCGTTTGGTGCGGAAATGCTACGGGAGAAGGCAGACCTGAGATAATCAGTACAAAACTTGCCGCACCTATTCTCTTTGAAGTGTTTAATATTTTACCTAAAACCGAATGGCCCGTTTTAAACGGAACGGATTTTGAATCCGTTAAGGTATGTATGCACTCAGGATTTCCCGCTTCGGAATTTTGCAGTAATGTAAAAAAAACTTTAAAACCGATTAATGCGCATTCTCGAGGAGTATGCCCTTATTGCAGGGCCGTTTCTCTTACACCGGACGGAAAATTTCAAGCGTCGGCTTCGGATATAAAAGAGTTTCCCAAAATAGAAAACCGGTTTATTCTTCCCGCCGCTGCGGAATATTTTTATATGCAAACTCACCATAACTATTCTCCCTTGCCGCCCCGTCTTAAAGAAAGCCGCGCAGACTCGCAAGACGAGTTTGAAATTTTATTTCCCGAAAACGGAATAAATATTTATATCCCTACCGAATTGGACGGCTCTTCCGGAGCGCTTGTCGCCCATGCTATGCATAAAGATTCTTCGGCAATAATTTACTGGGACATAGACGGAGAATATTTGGGCAGTACGCAAACGTATCATCAAATGAAGATAAGGGTTCCAAGCGGCACGCATATTTTAACTTTAACCGATACGAGAGGAAAACAGCGTAAAAGAATGTTTAAGGTGCTTAATTAA